The Rhodopseudomonas palustris genome window below encodes:
- a CDS encoding DUF2312 domain-containing protein — MATSAAAVQDEPATKFAKDQLKAIIERIERLEEEKKTISDDIRDVYAEAKGNGYDVKALRTIVRMRKQDANERAEQETILETYMQALGML, encoded by the coding sequence ATGGCCACCTCTGCTGCCGCCGTCCAGGACGAGCCCGCGACCAAATTCGCCAAGGACCAGCTCAAGGCCATCATCGAGCGCATCGAGCGGCTGGAAGAAGAGAAGAAGACGATCTCGGACGACATCCGCGACGTCTATGCCGAAGCCAAGGGCAACGGCTACGACGTCAAGGCGCTGCGCACCATCGTGCGGATGCGCAAGCAGGACGCCAATGAGCGCGCCGAGCAGGAGACGATCCTCGAGACCTACATGCAGGCGCTCGGGATGCTGTGA